A window of Solea senegalensis isolate Sse05_10M linkage group LG20, IFAPA_SoseM_1, whole genome shotgun sequence contains these coding sequences:
- the kiaa1522 gene encoding uncharacterized protein KIAA1522 homolog isoform X2, giving the protein MSRRRSTGDLVPRDITQILAREARAQRGKRKPGSSLGQALSWLKGSRKKKNISNGLNRTGTGVTDDKPAIQNQEPAKAGPKGNEDHKRLAVHYTTSQHHQENVFIEGSRPQYLEDLHTEALEGLKILQQEEHKNGENFADDESISSSDTLRPEQDISFKDGGECLDLEVTTGNSDTTVATSVSTRPLLTPQGSTFKPPNTMKSVDTKSRKMNRRTTIMGIPNQVQKELALHRTSTFQPLVSVQHPNQDGQVTDSQSGVVIIPTVDGGSPAANKEGARVHLSELEAAKDEQLFNNHLQAMFRDEQTLDLGFGSTVCPTSNMRPKSLAVPGMTTSSTFCPSSMLSFLQESQGPVMSISPQATYLSTIIPNAVLPASIEVIEIDRSRSRTRGSSVNHGGSVLTVSKSSLGSRDSSVSPLLSRRSDGDGFQTDHSCKNSTLMPKSTSGSNWSESQCSKTIILNPSPVSSKGSPHIGNCHTVGLNEQGSQQDHCGGDQDHVSVCSSVSTISSPNSKGENIIIVQGSESGGSGSVTVEEDAKNKCNFARSLSVMKTKQPPAPPRRTNSLHSNKFKSSSRVLMESQDLNDLMPEEVETTIKHAVVKDDIKLVTGGRSKITNPVSSSAWSSSPEVSSSPLINTQNLSKDPEGPPQPLSESRSSSPQKTPSEGEGKFERTMSPSSGYSSQSGTPTLSPKGISPTSPEKQKKPIKPERSASRASSSAASPSSSLTSLSSGTSEPVNPDVSTCSTNLLPQVTSPTVIPNKLTPTNNSSTLRVECRDLLNIPPPPKVKAPCPPPPETWVHNRRTTEFLCGPKFKETHKPPKIHDSTVKHAEVQPKATEEEQDLFQNQIALVEPVTKLSESEEKSEAFLATYPTDAHKELESKECPGAKTEGVQTSADAQKPDQSSSPVVTSPSNQEIHQKKGPPPVMKKPMTILHKDTPLSTEQPAETRQKEKSSRNQVEVNSSVENNVTSSHNGVIVLVDKSNNEMDRIEAPSMLTLSVEAPKVSKVSPPPTPPPAYHPTPPPSRKTPPSSVSTPPDDLKRVEEEMHVVESCWPPPPPPLEGDSVFDGEDEVDFPPPPPPFLTENVPDVIDSCVKQLDLLNGCTVAKQDVGDTNKDSGEGATVIQEHKPHLPDTVPQSEVYDNKAEVTVQLSKSNCDDEGYCKPEEPVSSLPDTVPPPPVEGPPIPTITQGENLVSVSALVPSNSIQRRDSLKTEDQSSSGPTVSAQSPVIVPVAPPLPTETQAVNFRRQPSIAYRDTRSKELLPRHRSAPIPKEDANIPLVTPSLLQMVRLRSVNVNEDQMSATSEEKPISHGAPVQENCPVSVPGHQHIPQKPIRKSLSLKSSPQLFTPSSVTMNSPSVRLQEAIRMKTAAMSARDGLPSRLGVRSPPYNCMSEPAALSLKSPEGCDMHMSPASTASFIFSRSAKKVVIETTATSTCEAQATLKKSLAAELVQVSDQPRASTVSNGGVKCDKVPPPVARKPLHGNINPPTHHPVCSGKTENGVKGNGAIGEVQHGISGITSPETTTTRVTADTIETLF; this is encoded by the exons CTGGCCCGAAGGGTAATGAAGACCATAAGAGGTTGGCGGTCCACTACACAACGTCACAGCACCACCAGGAGAATGTATTCATTGAGGGCAGCAGGCCACAGTACCTGGAGGACCTGCACACTGAGGCTCTGGAGGGACTGAAGATACTGCAGCAGGAAG AACACAAAAATGGAGAGAATTTTGCTGACGATGAAAGCATCTCT TCCTCAGACACCCTGCGTCCAGAACAGGATATCAGCTTCAAGGACGGAGGTGAATGTCTGGATTTGGAAGTCACTACGGGGAATAGTGATACCACAGTAGCTACTTCTGTGTCCACAAGACCATTGCTCACTCCACAAG gtTCTACATTTAAGCCCCCAAATACAATGAAGAGCGTAGATACTAAGAGCAGGAAGATGAACAGGAGGACCACCATCATGGGTATTCCCAACCAGGTCCAGAAAGAGCTTG CACTACACAGAACTTCAACCTTCCAGCCACTTGTTTCTGTGCAGCACCCTAATCAAGATGGCCAGGTCACCGACAGCCAATCAGGCGTCGTTATTATCCCTACAGTTGATGGAGGGTCTCCAGCAGCAAACAAAGAAGGAGCAAGAGTGCACCTTTCAGAGTTGGAG GCAGCCAAGGATGAACAGCTTTTTAACAACCACCTCCAGGCAATGTTCAGGGATGAGCAGACCCTCGACCTCGGCTTTGGTTCCACTGTCTGTCCCACCTCCAACATGAGACCCAAGTCCCTTGCAGTACCTGGCAtgaccacctcctccaccttctgTCCTTCATCAATGTTAAGCTTTCTCCAAGAATCGCAG gGTCCAGTGATGTCCATATCACCTCAGGCCACTTACTTGTCGACAATTATCCCTAATGCCGTCTTGCCAGCCTCGATTGAAGTCATAGAGATAGACCGGAGCCGCAGCCGGACTCGTGGCAGCAGTGTCAACCACGGTGGTAGTGTCCTCACTGTTAGCAAAAGCAGCCTTGGATCCAGAGACTCATCAGTCAGCCCTTTGTTGTCCAGAAGATCAGACGGAGATGGTTTCCAGACTGATCACTCCTGCAAAAACTCCACACTGATGCCCAAATCAACTTCAGGGTCAAATTGGAGTGAGTCACAGTGTTCAAAGACCATTATTTTAAATCCCTCCCCAGTGTCCTCTAAAGGGAGCCCACACATTGGTAACTGCCATACGGTGGGACTTAATGAACAGGGAAGCCAGCAAGATCACTGTGGAGGAGATCAAGaccatgtcagtgtttgtagcTCAGTAAGCACGATTAGCAGCCCTAACAGTAAAGGTGAAAATATCATAATAGTTCAAGGATCAGAGTCTGGTGGGTCAGGTTCAGTGACTGTAGAAGAGGATGCAAAGAACAAGTGCAACTTTGCTCGCAGTCTTTCAGTTATGAAGACTAAACAACCCCCGGCACCTCCACGGAGAACAAACTCTCTTCACAGTAATAAGTTCAAGAGTAGCTCCAGGGTTCTGATGGAAAGCCAAGATCTCAATGACTTGATGCCTGAAGAGGTGGAAACTACTATAAAACATGCTGTAGTGAAAGATGACATCAAGTTGGTCACAGGAGGTAGAAGCAAGATCACCAATCCTGTATCCAGTTCTGCTTGGTCCAGCTCTCCAGAAGTTTCCTCCAGTCCACTGATCAACACACAAAACCTTTCTAAAGATCCTGAAGGACCGCCACAGCCACTGTCAGAATCAAGGAGCTCCTCCCCACAGAAAACACCCTCAGAAGGGGAAGGGAAGTTTGAAAGGACCATGTCCCCTTCCAGTGGCTACTCCAGCCAGAGTGGAACTCCAACACTCTCCCCTAAAGGTATCTCCCCAACTTCCccagaaaaacagaagaaacctATTAAACCTGAGAGATCAGCGTCTCGGGCCTCATCCTCAGCAGCTTCTCCTTCATCCTCTCTTACCTCTTTATCATCCGGTACATCTGAGCCTGTCAATCCAGATGTCTCCACATGTAGCACAAATCTTCTTCCACAAGTAACTTCACCCACAGTCATACCGAACAAACTTACACCAACTAACAATTCTTCAACTCTGAGAGTAGAATGTAGAGATCTGTTAAACATTCCACCACCTCCCAAGGTCAAAGCaccatgtcctcctcctccagagacATGGGTTCACAATAGGCGTACCACTGAGTTCTTGTGTGGTCCCAAATTCAAAGAAACCCACAAACCCCCCAAAATACACGACAGCACAGTTAAACATGCAGAAGTCCAGCCTAAAGCCACAGAGGAAGAGCAagatttatttcaaaatcagaTAGCCTTAGTGGAACCTGTCACAAAATTGTcagaaagtgaagaaaagtCTGAGGCATTCTTAGCAACATATCCCACAGATGCCCACAAAGAGCTAGAGAGCAAGGAATGTCCAGGTGCCAAGACAGAGGGAGTACAAACAAGTGCAGATGCTCAGAAACCAGACCAAAGTAGTAGCCCTGTAGTGACGAGCCCCAGTAATCAAGAGATACATCAAAAGAAAGGTCCCCCTCCTGTGATGAAAAAACCCATGACAATATTGCACAAAGATACGCCGTTGTCAACAGAGCAGCCAGCAGAGACGCGGCAAAAGGAAAAGAGTAGTCGTAACCAGGTAGAAGTTAATTCATCTGTTGAGAACAACGTAACATCCTCACACAATGGGGTTATTGTTTTAGTGGATAAGAGTAATAATGAGATGGATAGAATTGAGGCACCATCCATGCTAACACTTTCTGTAGAGGCACCCAAGGTCAGTAAGGTCTCACCTCCACCTACCCCTCCCCCAGCATACCACCCTACACCTCCTCCCTCACGAAAGACACCTCCTTCATCAGTGTCTACGCCACCAGATGACTTAAAGAGGGTAGAGGAGGAGATGCACGTTGTTGAGTCTTGCTggccacctcctccacctcctttgGAAGGGGACTCAGTCTTTGATGGAGAAGACGAGGTAGactttcctcctccaccaccaccattccTAACAGAGAATGTGCcagatgtgattgacagctgtgtcAAACAGCTAGACCTTCTCAACGGGTGTACCGTGGCGAAACAAGACGTTGGAGACACAAATAAGGATTCAGGTGAAGGTGCGACTGTCATACAGgaacacaaaccacatttgcCAGACACTGTTCCACAATCAGAAGTATATGATAACAAAGCAGAGGTTACAGTGCAACTTTCAAAATCTAACTGTGATGATGAGGGTTATTGCAAACCAGAGGAGCCTGTTTCATCTCTGCCAGATACTGTCCCACCTCCACCAGTAGAGGGACCGCCCATACCAACAATTACACAAGGAGAAAACCTTGTATCAGTCTCTGCTTTAGTTCCTTCCAACAGTATCCAGAGACGAGACTCTCTGAAAACTGAAGATCAGTCTTCCTCTGGGCCCACTGTTAGTGCCCAATCTCCAGTTATAGTCCCAGTTGCTCCCCCCTTACCAACAGAGACTCAGGCGGTTAATTTTAGAAGACAACCCAGTATAGCATATCGAGACACCCGGAGCAAGGAGCTTCTTCCCCGCCACAGAAGTGCACCCATTCCTAAAGAGGACGCAAACATACCTCTTGTCACTCCCTCTCTGCTCCAAATGGTTCGCCTCAGATCGGTCAACGTGAATGAAGATCAGATGAGCGCTACTTCTGAGGAGAAACCAATAAGCCACGGAGCTCCAGTTCAGGAGAATTGCCCAGTCTCAGTCCCAGGACATCAACACATTCCACAGAAGCCCATTCGcaagtctctgtctctcaaatCTTCACCTCAGTTATTTACACCATCCTCTGTGACAATGAACTCTCCCTCAGTGCGCTTACAGGAAGCCATACGTATGAAAACTGCAGCCATGTCTGCAAGAGATGGGCTTCCATCCCGACTGGGTGTAAGGTCACCCCCCTACAACTGCATGAGTGAACCCGCAGCTCTGTCTCTAAAATCACCTGAAGGGTGTGACATGCACATGTCCCCTGCCTCCACAGCCAGCTTCATCTTCTCCAGGAGCGCAAAAAAAGTCGTCATAGAGACTACAGCTACCTCCACATGTGAAGCTCAGGCAACTCTCAAGAAAAGCTTGGCAGCCGAGCTCGTGCAGGTGTCCGACCAGCCAAGGGCTTCCACTGTCTCCAACGGTGGAGTGAAGTGTGACAAAGTTCCTCCGCCTGTCGCTAGGAAGCCATTACATGGCAACATCAATCCTCCAACGCATCATCCTGTCTGCTCAGGAAAGACGGAGAACGGTGTTAAAGGAAATGGGGCAATAGGAGAAGTGCAACATGGAATAAGTGGAATAACATCTCCCGAGACGACAA CTACGAGGGTGACAGCGGACACGATTGAAACACTGTTCTGA
- the kiaa1522 gene encoding uncharacterized protein KIAA1522 homolog isoform X3: MGNSIQKRRKKKEETGGSFSAPTSPNHVREKPKSFWLFGRPDKLRAAGPKGNEDHKRLAVHYTTSQHHQENVFIEGSRPQYLEDLHTEALEGLKILQQEEHKNGENFADDESISSSDTLRPEQDISFKDGGECLDLEVTTGNSDTTVATSVSTRPLLTPQGSTFKPPNTMKSVDTKSRKMNRRTTIMGIPNQVQKELALHRTSTFQPLVSVQHPNQDGQVTDSQSGVVIIPTVDGGSPAANKEGARVHLSELEQAAKDEQLFNNHLQAMFRDEQTLDLGFGSTVCPTSNMRPKSLAVPGMTTSSTFCPSSMLSFLQESQGPVMSISPQATYLSTIIPNAVLPASIEVIEIDRSRSRTRGSSVNHGGSVLTVSKSSLGSRDSSVSPLLSRRSDGDGFQTDHSCKNSTLMPKSTSGSNWSESQCSKTIILNPSPVSSKGSPHIGNCHTVGLNEQGSQQDHCGGDQDHVSVCSSVSTISSPNSKGENIIIVQGSESGGSGSVTVEEDAKNKCNFARSLSVMKTKQPPAPPRRTNSLHSNKFKSSSRVLMESQDLNDLMPEEVETTIKHAVVKDDIKLVTGGRSKITNPVSSSAWSSSPEVSSSPLINTQNLSKDPEGPPQPLSESRSSSPQKTPSEGEGKFERTMSPSSGYSSQSGTPTLSPKGISPTSPEKQKKPIKPERSASRASSSAASPSSSLTSLSSGTSEPVNPDVSTCSTNLLPQVTSPTVIPNKLTPTNNSSTLRVECRDLLNIPPPPKVKAPCPPPPETWVHNRRTTEFLCGPKFKETHKPPKIHDSTVKHAEVQPKATEEEQDLFQNQIALVEPVTKLSESEEKSEAFLATYPTDAHKELESKECPGAKTEGVQTSADAQKPDQSSSPVVTSPSNQEIHQKKGPPPVMKKPMTILHKDTPLSTEQPAETRQKEKSSRNQVEVNSSVENNVTSSHNGVIVLVDKSNNEMDRIEAPSMLTLSVEAPKVSKVSPPPTPPPAYHPTPPPSRKTPPSSVSTPPDDLKRVEEEMHVVESCWPPPPPPLEGDSVFDGEDEVDFPPPPPPFLTENVPDVIDSCVKQLDLLNGCTVAKQDVGDTNKDSGEGATVIQEHKPHLPDTVPQSEVYDNKAEVTVQLSKSNCDDEGYCKPEEPVSSLPDTVPPPPVEGPPIPTITQGENLVSVSALVPSNSIQRRDSLKTEDQSSSGPTVSAQSPVIVPVAPPLPTETQAVNFRRQPSIAYRDTRSKELLPRHRSAPIPKEDANIPLVTPSLLQMVRLRSVNVNEDQMSATSEEKPISHGAPVQENCPVSVPGHQHIPQKPIRKSLSLKSSPQLFTPSSVTMNSPSVRLQEAIRMKTAAMSARDGLPSRLGVRSPPYNCMSEPAALSLKSPEGCDMHMSPASTASFIFSRSAKKVVIETTATSTCEAQATLKKSLAAELVQVSDQPRASTVSNGGVKCDKVPPPVARKPLHGNINPPTHHPVCSGKTENGVKGNGAIGEVQHGISGITSPETTTTRVTADTIETLF; this comes from the exons CTGGCCCGAAGGGTAATGAAGACCATAAGAGGTTGGCGGTCCACTACACAACGTCACAGCACCACCAGGAGAATGTATTCATTGAGGGCAGCAGGCCACAGTACCTGGAGGACCTGCACACTGAGGCTCTGGAGGGACTGAAGATACTGCAGCAGGAAG AACACAAAAATGGAGAGAATTTTGCTGACGATGAAAGCATCTCT TCCTCAGACACCCTGCGTCCAGAACAGGATATCAGCTTCAAGGACGGAGGTGAATGTCTGGATTTGGAAGTCACTACGGGGAATAGTGATACCACAGTAGCTACTTCTGTGTCCACAAGACCATTGCTCACTCCACAAG gtTCTACATTTAAGCCCCCAAATACAATGAAGAGCGTAGATACTAAGAGCAGGAAGATGAACAGGAGGACCACCATCATGGGTATTCCCAACCAGGTCCAGAAAGAGCTTG CACTACACAGAACTTCAACCTTCCAGCCACTTGTTTCTGTGCAGCACCCTAATCAAGATGGCCAGGTCACCGACAGCCAATCAGGCGTCGTTATTATCCCTACAGTTGATGGAGGGTCTCCAGCAGCAAACAAAGAAGGAGCAAGAGTGCACCTTTCAGAGTTGGAG CAGGCAGCCAAGGATGAACAGCTTTTTAACAACCACCTCCAGGCAATGTTCAGGGATGAGCAGACCCTCGACCTCGGCTTTGGTTCCACTGTCTGTCCCACCTCCAACATGAGACCCAAGTCCCTTGCAGTACCTGGCAtgaccacctcctccaccttctgTCCTTCATCAATGTTAAGCTTTCTCCAAGAATCGCAG gGTCCAGTGATGTCCATATCACCTCAGGCCACTTACTTGTCGACAATTATCCCTAATGCCGTCTTGCCAGCCTCGATTGAAGTCATAGAGATAGACCGGAGCCGCAGCCGGACTCGTGGCAGCAGTGTCAACCACGGTGGTAGTGTCCTCACTGTTAGCAAAAGCAGCCTTGGATCCAGAGACTCATCAGTCAGCCCTTTGTTGTCCAGAAGATCAGACGGAGATGGTTTCCAGACTGATCACTCCTGCAAAAACTCCACACTGATGCCCAAATCAACTTCAGGGTCAAATTGGAGTGAGTCACAGTGTTCAAAGACCATTATTTTAAATCCCTCCCCAGTGTCCTCTAAAGGGAGCCCACACATTGGTAACTGCCATACGGTGGGACTTAATGAACAGGGAAGCCAGCAAGATCACTGTGGAGGAGATCAAGaccatgtcagtgtttgtagcTCAGTAAGCACGATTAGCAGCCCTAACAGTAAAGGTGAAAATATCATAATAGTTCAAGGATCAGAGTCTGGTGGGTCAGGTTCAGTGACTGTAGAAGAGGATGCAAAGAACAAGTGCAACTTTGCTCGCAGTCTTTCAGTTATGAAGACTAAACAACCCCCGGCACCTCCACGGAGAACAAACTCTCTTCACAGTAATAAGTTCAAGAGTAGCTCCAGGGTTCTGATGGAAAGCCAAGATCTCAATGACTTGATGCCTGAAGAGGTGGAAACTACTATAAAACATGCTGTAGTGAAAGATGACATCAAGTTGGTCACAGGAGGTAGAAGCAAGATCACCAATCCTGTATCCAGTTCTGCTTGGTCCAGCTCTCCAGAAGTTTCCTCCAGTCCACTGATCAACACACAAAACCTTTCTAAAGATCCTGAAGGACCGCCACAGCCACTGTCAGAATCAAGGAGCTCCTCCCCACAGAAAACACCCTCAGAAGGGGAAGGGAAGTTTGAAAGGACCATGTCCCCTTCCAGTGGCTACTCCAGCCAGAGTGGAACTCCAACACTCTCCCCTAAAGGTATCTCCCCAACTTCCccagaaaaacagaagaaacctATTAAACCTGAGAGATCAGCGTCTCGGGCCTCATCCTCAGCAGCTTCTCCTTCATCCTCTCTTACCTCTTTATCATCCGGTACATCTGAGCCTGTCAATCCAGATGTCTCCACATGTAGCACAAATCTTCTTCCACAAGTAACTTCACCCACAGTCATACCGAACAAACTTACACCAACTAACAATTCTTCAACTCTGAGAGTAGAATGTAGAGATCTGTTAAACATTCCACCACCTCCCAAGGTCAAAGCaccatgtcctcctcctccagagacATGGGTTCACAATAGGCGTACCACTGAGTTCTTGTGTGGTCCCAAATTCAAAGAAACCCACAAACCCCCCAAAATACACGACAGCACAGTTAAACATGCAGAAGTCCAGCCTAAAGCCACAGAGGAAGAGCAagatttatttcaaaatcagaTAGCCTTAGTGGAACCTGTCACAAAATTGTcagaaagtgaagaaaagtCTGAGGCATTCTTAGCAACATATCCCACAGATGCCCACAAAGAGCTAGAGAGCAAGGAATGTCCAGGTGCCAAGACAGAGGGAGTACAAACAAGTGCAGATGCTCAGAAACCAGACCAAAGTAGTAGCCCTGTAGTGACGAGCCCCAGTAATCAAGAGATACATCAAAAGAAAGGTCCCCCTCCTGTGATGAAAAAACCCATGACAATATTGCACAAAGATACGCCGTTGTCAACAGAGCAGCCAGCAGAGACGCGGCAAAAGGAAAAGAGTAGTCGTAACCAGGTAGAAGTTAATTCATCTGTTGAGAACAACGTAACATCCTCACACAATGGGGTTATTGTTTTAGTGGATAAGAGTAATAATGAGATGGATAGAATTGAGGCACCATCCATGCTAACACTTTCTGTAGAGGCACCCAAGGTCAGTAAGGTCTCACCTCCACCTACCCCTCCCCCAGCATACCACCCTACACCTCCTCCCTCACGAAAGACACCTCCTTCATCAGTGTCTACGCCACCAGATGACTTAAAGAGGGTAGAGGAGGAGATGCACGTTGTTGAGTCTTGCTggccacctcctccacctcctttgGAAGGGGACTCAGTCTTTGATGGAGAAGACGAGGTAGactttcctcctccaccaccaccattccTAACAGAGAATGTGCcagatgtgattgacagctgtgtcAAACAGCTAGACCTTCTCAACGGGTGTACCGTGGCGAAACAAGACGTTGGAGACACAAATAAGGATTCAGGTGAAGGTGCGACTGTCATACAGgaacacaaaccacatttgcCAGACACTGTTCCACAATCAGAAGTATATGATAACAAAGCAGAGGTTACAGTGCAACTTTCAAAATCTAACTGTGATGATGAGGGTTATTGCAAACCAGAGGAGCCTGTTTCATCTCTGCCAGATACTGTCCCACCTCCACCAGTAGAGGGACCGCCCATACCAACAATTACACAAGGAGAAAACCTTGTATCAGTCTCTGCTTTAGTTCCTTCCAACAGTATCCAGAGACGAGACTCTCTGAAAACTGAAGATCAGTCTTCCTCTGGGCCCACTGTTAGTGCCCAATCTCCAGTTATAGTCCCAGTTGCTCCCCCCTTACCAACAGAGACTCAGGCGGTTAATTTTAGAAGACAACCCAGTATAGCATATCGAGACACCCGGAGCAAGGAGCTTCTTCCCCGCCACAGAAGTGCACCCATTCCTAAAGAGGACGCAAACATACCTCTTGTCACTCCCTCTCTGCTCCAAATGGTTCGCCTCAGATCGGTCAACGTGAATGAAGATCAGATGAGCGCTACTTCTGAGGAGAAACCAATAAGCCACGGAGCTCCAGTTCAGGAGAATTGCCCAGTCTCAGTCCCAGGACATCAACACATTCCACAGAAGCCCATTCGcaagtctctgtctctcaaatCTTCACCTCAGTTATTTACACCATCCTCTGTGACAATGAACTCTCCCTCAGTGCGCTTACAGGAAGCCATACGTATGAAAACTGCAGCCATGTCTGCAAGAGATGGGCTTCCATCCCGACTGGGTGTAAGGTCACCCCCCTACAACTGCATGAGTGAACCCGCAGCTCTGTCTCTAAAATCACCTGAAGGGTGTGACATGCACATGTCCCCTGCCTCCACAGCCAGCTTCATCTTCTCCAGGAGCGCAAAAAAAGTCGTCATAGAGACTACAGCTACCTCCACATGTGAAGCTCAGGCAACTCTCAAGAAAAGCTTGGCAGCCGAGCTCGTGCAGGTGTCCGACCAGCCAAGGGCTTCCACTGTCTCCAACGGTGGAGTGAAGTGTGACAAAGTTCCTCCGCCTGTCGCTAGGAAGCCATTACATGGCAACATCAATCCTCCAACGCATCATCCTGTCTGCTCAGGAAAGACGGAGAACGGTGTTAAAGGAAATGGGGCAATAGGAGAAGTGCAACATGGAATAAGTGGAATAACATCTCCCGAGACGACAA CTACGAGGGTGACAGCGGACACGATTGAAACACTGTTCTGA